Proteins from one Salmonella bongori NCTC 12419 genomic window:
- the typA gene encoding ribosome-dependent GTPase TypA: MIENLRNIAIIAHVDHGKTTLVDKLLQQSGTFDSRAETQERVMDSNDLEKERGITILAKNTAIKWNDYRINIVDTPGHADFGGEVERVMSMVDSVLLVVDAFDGPMPQTRFVTKKAFAHGLKPIVVINKVDRPGARPDWVVDQVFDLFVNLDATDEQLDFPIIYASALNGIAGLDHEDMAEDMTPLYQAIVDHVPAPDVDLDGPFQMQISQLDYNNYVGVIGIGRIKRGKVKPNQQVTIIDSEGKTRNAKVGKVLTHLGLERIDSDLAEAGDIIAITGLGELNISDTICDPQNVEALPALSVDEPTVSMFFCVNTSPFCGKEGKFVTSRQILDRLNKELVHNVALRVEETEDADAFRVSGRGELHLSVLIENMRREGFELAVSRPKVIFREIDGRKQEPYENVTLDVEEQHQGSVMQALGERKGDLKNMNPDGKGRVRLDYVIPSRGLIGFRSEFMTMTSGTGLLYSTFSHYDDIRPGEVGQRQNGVLISNGQGKAVAFALFGLQDRGKLFLGHGAEVYEGQIIGIHSRSNDLTVNCLTGKKLTNMRASGTDEAVILVPPIKMSLEQALEFIDDDELVEVTPQSIRIRKRHLTENDRRRANRSAKEE; this comes from the coding sequence GTGATCGAAAATTTGCGTAACATCGCCATCATCGCGCACGTTGACCATGGTAAAACTACCCTGGTTGATAAGCTGCTGCAGCAATCCGGTACGTTCGACTCTCGTGCCGAAACTCAAGAGCGAGTGATGGACTCCAACGATTTGGAGAAAGAGCGTGGTATTACTATCCTCGCTAAAAACACCGCTATTAAATGGAATGATTACCGTATCAACATCGTTGATACTCCCGGGCACGCTGACTTCGGTGGTGAAGTAGAGCGCGTCATGTCCATGGTTGACTCTGTGCTGCTGGTGGTTGATGCATTTGACGGCCCAATGCCGCAAACGCGCTTCGTGACCAAAAAAGCCTTTGCTCATGGCCTGAAACCGATTGTGGTTATTAACAAAGTTGACCGTCCTGGCGCGCGTCCGGACTGGGTTGTCGACCAGGTATTTGACCTGTTTGTTAACCTCGACGCGACCGACGAACAGCTGGACTTCCCGATCATCTACGCTTCCGCGCTGAATGGTATCGCGGGTCTGGACCACGAAGATATGGCCGAAGACATGACCCCGCTGTATCAGGCGATTGTTGATCATGTTCCGGCACCGGACGTTGACCTCGATGGTCCGTTCCAGATGCAGATCTCTCAGCTTGACTACAACAACTACGTTGGCGTTATCGGCATTGGCCGCATCAAACGCGGTAAAGTTAAGCCGAACCAGCAGGTTACTATCATTGATAGCGAAGGGAAAACCCGTAACGCCAAAGTCGGTAAAGTACTGACGCATTTGGGCCTGGAGCGTATCGACAGCGATCTGGCGGAGGCGGGCGATATCATCGCGATCACCGGTCTGGGTGAACTGAACATCTCCGACACTATCTGCGACCCGCAGAACGTTGAAGCGCTGCCGGCGCTGTCCGTTGATGAGCCGACCGTGTCTATGTTCTTCTGCGTTAACACCTCGCCGTTCTGCGGTAAAGAAGGCAAGTTTGTGACTTCTCGTCAGATTCTTGACCGTCTGAACAAAGAGCTGGTACATAACGTTGCACTGCGCGTTGAAGAAACGGAAGATGCCGATGCGTTCCGTGTATCTGGCCGTGGTGAACTGCACCTGTCCGTATTGATTGAAAATATGCGTCGTGAAGGTTTCGAACTGGCGGTTTCCCGTCCGAAAGTTATCTTCCGCGAAATCGACGGTCGTAAACAAGAGCCGTACGAAAACGTAACGCTGGACGTTGAAGAGCAGCATCAAGGGTCTGTGATGCAGGCGCTGGGCGAGCGTAAAGGCGACCTGAAAAACATGAATCCGGACGGTAAAGGCCGCGTACGTCTCGACTACGTGATCCCAAGCCGTGGGCTTATTGGTTTCCGCTCAGAATTCATGACCATGACTTCTGGTACGGGTCTGCTGTACTCCACCTTCAGCCATTACGACGATATCCGTCCGGGCGAAGTAGGTCAGCGCCAAAATGGCGTACTGATCTCCAACGGTCAGGGTAAAGCGGTGGCGTTTGCGCTGTTCGGTCTACAGGATCGCGGTAAACTGTTCCTCGGTCATGGCGCGGAAGTTTACGAAGGCCAGATTATCGGCATTCATAGCCGTTCTAACGACCTGACGGTAAACTGCCTGACCGGTAAGAAACTGACCAACATGCGTGCATCTGGTACGGATGAAGCGGTGATTCTGGTTCCGCCAATTAAAATGAGTCTTGAGCAAGCGCTGGAGTTCATTGACGACGACGAACTGGTAGAAGTCACACCACAATCTATCCGCATTCGTAAGCGTCACCTGACGGAAAACGATCGCCGTCGCGCGAATCGTAGTGCGAAAGAAGAGTAA
- the glnA gene encoding glutamate--ammonia ligase, whose translation MSAEHVLTMLNEHEVKFVDLRFTDTKGKEQHVTIPAHQVNAEFFEEGKMFDGSSIGGWKGINESDMVLMPDASTAVIDPFFADSTLIIRCDILEPGTLQGYDRDPRSIAKRAEDYLRATGIADTVLFGPEPEFFLFDDIRFGTSISGSHVAIDDIEGAWNSSTKYEGGNKGHRPAVKGGYFPVPPVDSAQDIRSEMCLVMEQMGLVVEAHHHEVATAGQNEVATRFNTMTKKADEIQIYKYVVHNVAHRFGKTATFMPKPMFGDNGSGMHCHMSLSKNGVNLFSGDKYAGLSEQALYYIGGVIKHAKAINALANPTTNSYKRLVPGYEAPVMLAYSARNRSASIRIPVVASPKARRIEVRFPDPAANPYLCFAALLMAGLDGIKNKIHPGEAMDKNLYDLPPEEAKEIPQVAGSLEEALNELDLDREFLKAGGVFTDEAIDAYIALRREEDDRVRMTPHPVEFELYYSV comes from the coding sequence ATGTCCGCTGAACACGTTTTGACGATGCTGAACGAACATGAAGTGAAGTTTGTCGATCTGCGCTTCACCGATACCAAAGGCAAAGAACAGCATGTCACCATCCCTGCTCATCAGGTAAATGCCGAATTCTTTGAAGAAGGCAAAATGTTTGACGGCTCCTCTATCGGCGGCTGGAAAGGCATTAACGAGTCTGACATGGTTCTGATGCCGGATGCTTCCACGGCAGTTATCGACCCGTTCTTCGCCGACTCTACCCTGATCATTCGTTGTGATATCCTCGAACCGGGCACCCTGCAAGGTTATGATCGTGACCCGCGTTCTATCGCCAAGCGCGCAGAAGATTACCTGCGTGCTACCGGCATTGCCGATACCGTTCTGTTCGGGCCAGAACCAGAATTTTTCCTGTTTGACGACATCCGCTTCGGCACCTCCATTTCCGGTTCTCACGTGGCCATTGACGATATTGAAGGCGCCTGGAACTCATCGACTAAATACGAAGGTGGTAACAAAGGTCACCGCCCTGCAGTGAAAGGGGGTTATTTCCCGGTTCCGCCGGTTGACTCCGCGCAAGATATCCGCTCTGAAATGTGTCTGGTCATGGAGCAGATGGGTCTGGTGGTAGAAGCCCACCACCACGAAGTCGCCACTGCAGGTCAGAACGAAGTGGCAACCCGCTTCAACACCATGACCAAAAAAGCGGACGAAATTCAGATCTATAAATATGTGGTACACAACGTCGCTCACCGTTTCGGGAAAACCGCAACCTTTATGCCAAAACCGATGTTCGGCGATAACGGTTCCGGTATGCACTGCCACATGTCCTTGTCCAAAAATGGCGTAAACCTGTTCTCCGGCGATAAATATGCTGGTCTGTCTGAACAAGCGCTGTACTACATCGGCGGCGTCATCAAACACGCGAAAGCGATTAACGCCCTGGCAAACCCGACCACCAACTCCTATAAGCGTCTGGTCCCGGGTTACGAAGCACCGGTAATGCTGGCCTACTCCGCCCGTAACCGTTCTGCCTCTATCCGTATTCCGGTTGTTGCCTCTCCGAAAGCGCGTCGTATCGAAGTGCGTTTCCCGGACCCGGCGGCTAACCCGTACCTGTGCTTTGCCGCGTTGCTGATGGCCGGACTTGACGGGATTAAAAACAAGATCCACCCGGGCGAAGCCATGGACAAAAACCTGTATGACCTGCCACCAGAAGAAGCGAAAGAGATCCCGCAGGTAGCCGGTTCTCTGGAAGAGGCGCTGAACGAGCTGGATCTGGACCGCGAGTTCCTGAAAGCCGGCGGTGTATTCACGGATGAAGCGATCGACGCTTACATCGCGCTGCGTCGCGAAGAAGATGACCGCGTTCGCATGACGCCGCACCCGGTAGAGTTTGAGCTGTACTACAGCGTTTAA
- the glnG gene encoding nitrogen regulation protein NR(I), protein MQRGIVWVVDDDSSIRWVLERAFAGAGLTCTTFENGSEALSALASKTPDVLLSDIRMPGMDGLALLKQIKQRHPMLPVIIMTAHSDLDAAVNAYQQGAFDYLPKPFDIDEAVALVERAISHYQEQQQPRNIEINGPTTDMIGEAPAMQDVFRIIGRLSRSSISVLINGESGTGKELVAHALHRHSPRATAPFIALNMAAIPKDLIESELFGHEKGAFTGANTIRQGRFEQADGGTLFLDEIGDMPLDVQTRLLRVLADGQFYRVGGYAPVKVDVRIIAATHQNLERRVQEGKFREDLFHRLNVIRIHLPPLRERREDIPRLARHFLQVAAHELGVEAKLLHPETEAALARLAWPGNVRQLENTCRWLTVMAAGQEVLIQDLPGELFETSAPESLPHLPPESWATLLAQWADHALRSGHQNLLSEVQSELERTLLTTALRHTQGHKQEAARLLGWGRNTLTRKLKELGME, encoded by the coding sequence ATGCAACGAGGAATAGTCTGGGTCGTCGATGACGATAGCTCCATCCGTTGGGTGCTAGAACGAGCCTTTGCCGGAGCTGGATTGACCTGTACCACCTTTGAGAATGGTAGTGAGGCACTGTCTGCGCTGGCCAGTAAAACGCCGGACGTTTTGCTGTCGGATATTCGGATGCCGGGTATGGATGGGCTGGCGTTGCTAAAACAAATTAAACAGCGCCATCCGATGCTGCCGGTCATCATTATGACCGCACATTCCGATCTGGATGCCGCGGTGAACGCCTATCAGCAGGGGGCGTTTGATTATCTGCCTAAACCGTTTGATATTGATGAAGCCGTCGCCCTGGTCGAGCGCGCGATTAGCCACTATCAGGAGCAACAGCAACCACGTAATATTGAAATTAACGGTCCGACAACTGACATGATAGGCGAAGCGCCCGCCATGCAGGATGTCTTTCGCATTATTGGCCGCTTATCCCGCTCTTCTATCAGCGTCCTGATTAATGGCGAATCCGGTACCGGCAAAGAGTTGGTGGCCCATGCGCTACATCGCCATAGTCCACGCGCCACAGCGCCGTTTATCGCGCTCAATATGGCGGCTATTCCAAAAGATTTGATCGAATCCGAACTGTTTGGTCATGAAAAAGGCGCTTTTACCGGGGCGAACACCATTCGACAGGGGCGTTTTGAGCAGGCTGACGGCGGTACGCTGTTTCTGGACGAAATTGGCGATATGCCGCTGGATGTCCAGACACGTTTACTACGGGTGCTGGCCGATGGGCAATTCTACCGCGTGGGCGGCTACGCGCCGGTAAAAGTGGATGTACGTATTATCGCCGCCACCCACCAGAATCTCGAACGACGAGTTCAGGAAGGGAAATTCCGCGAAGACTTGTTCCACCGCCTGAATGTGATTCGTATCCATCTCCCGCCGCTGCGTGAGCGTCGGGAAGATATTCCGCGCCTGGCGCGCCATTTTTTACAGGTCGCCGCCCATGAATTAGGTGTGGAAGCCAAATTATTACATCCGGAAACCGAAGCGGCGTTAGCGCGTCTGGCCTGGCCGGGCAATGTGCGGCAACTGGAGAATACCTGCCGCTGGCTTACCGTGATGGCCGCCGGACAAGAAGTATTGATTCAGGATTTACCGGGCGAACTGTTTGAAACCTCGGCGCCGGAGAGTTTGCCCCACCTGCCGCCGGAGAGTTGGGCTACATTACTGGCGCAATGGGCGGACCACGCTTTGCGATCCGGTCATCAAAATCTGCTTTCTGAAGTGCAGTCTGAACTGGAAAGAACGCTGCTGACTACGGCGCTACGCCATACACAGGGCCATAAACAGGAAGCTGCCAGGCTGCTCGGTTGGGGGCGAAATACCCTAACGCGAAAGCTGAAAGAGTTGGGAATGGAGTAA
- the ompL gene encoding porin OmpL: MKSLNTIVILTSVISTSVFAGAYVENREAYNLASDQMEFMLRVGYNSDMGAGIMLTNTYTLQRDDELKHGYNEIEGWYPLFKPTERLTIQPGGLINDKSIGSGGAVYLDVNYKFTPWFNLTIRNRYNHNNYSSTDLNGELDNNDSYEIGNYWNFTITDKFSYTFEPHYFYNVNDFNSSNGTKQHWEITNTFRYRINEHWLPYLELRWLDRNVEPYHREQNQIRIGAKYFF, encoded by the coding sequence ATGAAATCTTTGAATACGATAGTGATCTTAACCTCTGTAATATCCACTTCTGTTTTTGCTGGCGCTTATGTAGAAAACCGTGAGGCTTATAACCTGGCGTCCGACCAAATGGAATTCATGCTGCGTGTCGGCTATAACTCTGATATGGGAGCTGGAATTATGCTGACGAATACTTATACGCTACAGCGCGATGATGAATTAAAGCACGGTTATAATGAGATCGAGGGCTGGTATCCCTTATTTAAACCGACAGAACGATTAACCATTCAGCCCGGTGGCCTGATTAATGATAAAAGTATCGGTTCTGGCGGCGCCGTATATCTGGACGTCAATTATAAATTCACCCCGTGGTTTAATCTGACGATACGTAACCGTTATAATCATAATAATTACAGCTCTACTGATTTAAATGGTGAATTAGATAATAACGATAGTTATGAAATTGGCAATTACTGGAATTTTACTATTACCGATAAATTTTCTTATACTTTTGAACCACACTATTTTTATAACGTTAATGATTTTAATAGCAGCAATGGTACTAAACAGCACTGGGAAATTACTAATACCTTTCGCTATCGTATTAATGAGCACTGGTTACCCTACCTGGAACTGCGCTGGTTAGATCGTAATGTGGAACCCTATCATCGGGAACAAAACCAGATCCGTATCGGGGCGAAGTATTTCTTCTGA
- a CDS encoding MFS transporter translates to MSNHDPLMLKLSLREKCAYGMGDFGSNLMLCIGTLYLLKFYTDELGMPAYYGGIIFLVAKFFTAFTDMLTGVLLDSRRHIGAKGKFRPFILYASFPVALVATAQFFATHFTLPVKTAFATVLFMLFGLFYSLMNCSYGAMVPAITKNPHERAQLAAWRQGGATIGLLLCTVGFMPIQALFAQSPATGYLIAAVIFSVCGLFSMWWCFSGVKERYIDIVPDTHKPSILKSFYAIFRNPPLLVLCVANLCTLAAFNIKLAIQVYYTQYVLNDIHLLSWMGFFSMGCILIGVLLVPAAVKRFGKKQVYLGGLMLWAIGDILNFIWGGTSFLFVIFSCMAFFGTAFVNSLNWALVPDTVDYGEWKTGVRAEGSVYTGYTFSRKISAALAGFLPGIMLTQIGYIPNIAQSNATLLGLRQLIFLWPCGLAIIAALTMGFFYKLNEQRFAFIIEEITQRKKTGNQTVATNNKQSISTVNN, encoded by the coding sequence TGCTGTGTATCGGTACACTGTATCTACTTAAGTTTTATACCGATGAATTAGGAATGCCTGCGTACTATGGCGGGATAATCTTTCTGGTGGCGAAGTTCTTCACCGCCTTTACCGATATGCTGACCGGCGTATTGCTCGATTCCCGTCGCCATATTGGCGCAAAGGGGAAATTCCGTCCTTTTATTCTGTATGCGTCATTTCCGGTAGCCCTGGTGGCGACGGCACAATTTTTTGCTACTCATTTTACCTTACCCGTTAAAACCGCATTCGCGACGGTCTTGTTTATGCTGTTTGGCCTGTTCTACAGCCTGATGAACTGCTCATACGGCGCCATGGTGCCCGCCATAACTAAAAACCCGCATGAGCGGGCGCAACTTGCCGCATGGCGTCAAGGCGGCGCCACTATTGGCCTGCTGCTTTGCACCGTGGGTTTTATGCCGATTCAGGCGCTGTTCGCGCAATCTCCTGCGACAGGCTATCTTATCGCCGCCGTGATTTTCTCAGTGTGCGGGCTATTCAGCATGTGGTGGTGCTTTAGTGGCGTGAAGGAACGTTATATTGATATCGTGCCAGATACGCATAAACCCAGCATATTAAAATCATTCTACGCCATTTTTCGTAATCCGCCCTTGCTGGTGCTCTGCGTCGCCAACCTGTGTACGCTGGCCGCTTTTAATATCAAGCTGGCTATTCAGGTTTATTACACCCAGTACGTGCTCAACGATATTCATTTGCTGTCATGGATGGGTTTTTTCAGTATGGGGTGTATTCTGATTGGCGTCTTATTAGTACCTGCCGCCGTAAAGCGTTTTGGCAAAAAGCAGGTTTATCTCGGCGGTCTGATGCTATGGGCGATAGGCGATATCCTGAATTTTATCTGGGGTGGAACGTCATTTCTGTTTGTTATTTTCTCCTGTATGGCCTTTTTCGGTACCGCCTTCGTCAACAGTCTGAACTGGGCGCTGGTACCGGACACAGTGGATTACGGCGAATGGAAAACGGGCGTCCGTGCTGAAGGTTCGGTTTATACCGGCTATACTTTTTCCCGCAAAATTTCCGCTGCACTTGCTGGCTTCCTGCCAGGTATTATGCTGACGCAAATCGGTTATATCCCCAACATAGCGCAAAGTAACGCCACGTTGCTTGGTTTGCGTCAGCTGATTTTTTTATGGCCTTGCGGTCTTGCCATTATCGCAGCACTAACGATGGGCTTTTTTTATAAGCTCAATGAACAACGTTTCGCTTTTATTATCGAGGAAATTACTCAAAGAAAAAAAACAGGAAACCAGACTGTCGCGACTAATAATAAACAAAGTATTTCTACTGTAAATAATTAA
- the glnL gene encoding nitrogen regulation protein NR(II), translating to MASGIQPDAGQILNSLINSVLVVDDALAIHYANPAAQQLLAQSSRKLFGTPLPELLSYFSLNIDLMRESLAAGQGFTDNEVTLVIDSRSHILSLTAQRLPDDLILLEMAPMDNQRRLSQEQLQHAQQIAARDLVRGLAHEIKNPLGGLRGAAQLLSKALPDPALTEYTKVIIEQADRLRNLVDRLLGPQHPGMRITESIHKVAERVVALVSMELPDNVTLIRDYDPSLPELPHDPDQIEQVLLNIVRNALQALGPEGGEITLRTRTAFQLTLHGERYRLAARIDIEDNGPGIPPHLQDTLFYPMVSGREGGTGLGLSIARNLIDQHAGKIEFTSWPGHTAFSVYLPIRK from the coding sequence ATGGCAAGCGGCATACAGCCCGATGCTGGGCAGATCCTTAATTCGTTAATCAACAGCGTGCTGGTGGTCGACGACGCGCTGGCAATCCATTACGCCAACCCTGCCGCGCAGCAGTTGCTCGCGCAAAGCTCACGCAAACTGTTTGGAACGCCGTTACCTGAACTGTTGAGCTATTTTTCGTTAAACATTGACCTGATGCGCGAAAGTTTAGCGGCAGGACAGGGCTTTACCGATAACGAAGTGACGCTGGTGATTGATAGTCGCTCGCATATTCTTTCTTTGACCGCCCAACGTCTGCCCGACGATTTGATCCTGCTCGAAATGGCGCCGATGGATAACCAGCGTCGTCTGAGTCAGGAGCAGTTGCAGCACGCGCAGCAAATCGCCGCCCGCGATCTGGTGCGCGGTCTGGCGCACGAAATCAAAAATCCGCTCGGTGGCCTGCGCGGTGCGGCGCAGTTGCTCAGCAAGGCGCTGCCCGACCCGGCGCTAACGGAATATACCAAAGTCATCATTGAACAGGCCGACAGGCTACGTAACCTTGTCGATCGTTTGTTAGGGCCACAGCACCCGGGAATGCGCATTACCGAGAGCATACATAAAGTCGCGGAGCGCGTGGTCGCGCTGGTATCTATGGAACTGCCCGATAATGTGACATTGATTCGCGATTATGACCCCAGCCTGCCGGAGCTACCGCACGATCCGGACCAAATTGAGCAGGTGCTACTCAATATTGTTCGCAACGCCTTACAGGCTCTGGGGCCGGAAGGCGGCGAAATTACGCTACGAACGCGTACTGCCTTCCAGTTAACGTTGCACGGCGAGCGCTATCGCCTGGCGGCGCGTATAGACATTGAAGACAACGGGCCGGGTATTCCCCCTCATCTGCAGGATACGCTGTTCTATCCGATGGTCAGTGGCCGCGAAGGTGGTACCGGCCTTGGATTATCTATCGCCCGCAATCTTATCGATCAACACGCCGGCAAAATTGAATTTACCAGTTGGCCGGGGCATACCGCGTTTTCGGTTTACCTGCCGATTCGGAAATAG
- a CDS encoding YshB family small membrane protein: MLESIITLLSSGAADSHTPQTAVAAVLCAALVGLFS, from the coding sequence ATGCTGGAATCCATTATTACTTTGCTCTCAAGCGGAGCGGCCGACAGCCACACGCCGCAAACGGCGGTCGCCGCCGTACTGTGCGCGGCGCTGGTTGGACTGTTCAGCTAA